A window of the Pseudomonadota bacterium genome harbors these coding sequences:
- a CDS encoding transglycosylase SLT domain-containing protein has translation MDAQDPAALGGRITTWLISALILVITAAGSPALAFQTFNRIKTGGELRIGQLAPASVTADQERVLAMNLAARLGARPYFIDFVGVDELLKGLADGDVDVAIEPLSQARPLPAGLASTLPVRHADLWRVTSPYVAESRSTNATLTVHFASDAWHQALALKKGNEHIQLSVAPVRASRHALLTQVGRGEVTASLAYEHEFTDRAITGLRPRQRLRDQVALSWVLRAADRVLEKKVNDFLREQTLTRSALYVDRGDWEAIQKRGRIRLVTLYRPETYFAWSGQFMGFEYDLARAFVRHHDLGLEVVIARSRQEMLERLTRGEADIAAGLLAPETLPAGLAGSEPYFTTSGRVVSRRGRFHRLGPLDFHQKDVLLSPGTPYPQHFERLAGVGISAKVVELPLSPSELLDAVARGEADFAVIDDHEFQLQSLWRDDLVSLSKVELATPRSWIMRSDTPELAAAVDKFLVSDAGRRRVRIGRSKYFAGSKAADSFKDAVAVFQRDHGYSPFDELARRYASYYAFDWRLILAVMLQESRFDPNAVSRSGARGLMQVQDAASRQVGISNLFDPKDAVHAGVKYLDWVRSQFEADLDIRDRTWFSLAAYNGGLTHVNAARKLAASQGRDPRRWFGHVELAMGDLSSQPRYQALDSRQVTDYVTRVRDYYEMYVRLTEHQRLPGSGGQASPAVAAYVGE, from the coding sequence ATGGATGCGCAGGACCCTGCCGCCTTGGGGGGAAGAATCACAACCTGGCTTATCTCGGCGCTGATCCTAGTGATCACGGCTGCCGGTTCGCCGGCGCTCGCATTTCAGACCTTTAACCGCATCAAAACCGGCGGCGAGCTACGCATTGGCCAGCTTGCGCCCGCCAGCGTGACGGCCGACCAGGAACGCGTTCTGGCCATGAATCTCGCGGCCCGCCTCGGTGCTCGACCCTACTTTATTGATTTTGTCGGGGTGGACGAGCTGCTGAAGGGCCTGGCAGACGGGGACGTCGACGTCGCGATTGAACCGCTGTCGCAGGCCAGACCCCTTCCTGCCGGGCTGGCGTCCACCCTGCCGGTTCGCCACGCCGACCTCTGGCGCGTGACCAGCCCCTACGTCGCAGAGTCTCGAAGCACCAACGCGACGCTGACGGTTCATTTCGCCTCGGATGCGTGGCACCAGGCGCTGGCCCTTAAGAAAGGTAATGAGCACATCCAGCTGTCGGTGGCACCGGTGCGAGCGAGCCGGCACGCGCTCCTGACCCAGGTGGGTCGGGGCGAAGTGACCGCATCGCTGGCCTATGAGCATGAGTTTACCGACCGCGCAATCACCGGGCTCCGACCGCGTCAGCGTCTCCGGGATCAGGTTGCGCTCAGCTGGGTCCTGCGGGCGGCCGACAGGGTTCTGGAAAAGAAGGTCAACGATTTTCTCCGCGAACAGACGCTGACCCGCAGCGCCCTCTACGTCGACCGCGGAGACTGGGAGGCCATCCAGAAGCGTGGCCGTATCCGTCTTGTCACGCTCTACCGGCCCGAAACCTATTTTGCCTGGTCGGGGCAGTTCATGGGCTTCGAGTACGATTTGGCGCGGGCCTTTGTGCGGCATCATGACCTGGGACTCGAGGTGGTGATCGCCCGTTCAAGGCAAGAGATGCTAGAGCGGCTGACCCGAGGTGAAGCGGACATCGCTGCCGGCCTGCTCGCGCCAGAAACGCTTCCGGCCGGCCTCGCCGGCAGTGAGCCCTATTTCACGACCTCCGGCCGCGTGGTCAGCCGCCGCGGACGTTTTCATCGGCTGGGGCCGCTGGACTTTCATCAGAAGGACGTGCTGCTCTCGCCCGGGACGCCCTACCCGCAGCACTTTGAACGGCTCGCCGGCGTTGGCATCAGCGCGAAGGTCGTCGAGCTGCCGCTGAGTCCCTCAGAGCTCCTCGACGCCGTGGCACGAGGCGAGGCGGACTTTGCGGTAATCGACGATCATGAATTTCAGCTACAGTCGCTCTGGCGCGACGATCTGGTCAGCCTGAGTAAGGTGGAGCTCGCGACGCCAAGAAGCTGGATCATGCGCAGCGATACCCCGGAGCTGGCGGCTGCTGTCGATAAGTTCCTGGTCAGCGACGCAGGCCGCCGTCGCGTCCGCATCGGGCGCAGCAAGTATTTTGCCGGCAGCAAAGCGGCAGACTCTTTCAAAGACGCGGTCGCGGTGTTCCAGCGAGACCATGGCTACTCACCGTTTGACGAGCTGGCCCGCCGCTATGCCAGCTACTACGCGTTCGACTGGCGACTCATCCTGGCGGTCATGCTCCAGGAGAGCCGCTTCGACCCCAACGCGGTATCGCGCTCGGGCGCCAGAGGATTGATGCAAGTGCAGGACGCCGCTTCGCGGCAGGTAGGCATCTCAAATCTTTTTGATCCCAAAGATGCGGTCCACGCAGGCGTGAAATACCTGGATTGGGTGCGCAGTCAGTTTGAGGCTGATCTGGATATTCGAGACCGCACATGGTTTTCGCTGGCGGCCTACAACGGCGGGCTCACCCATGTAAACGCAGCCCGTAAGCTGGCGGCCAGCCAGGGCCGCGACCCGCGCCGCTGGTTTGGCCACGTCGAGCTAGCCATGGGAGACCTGTCCTCCCAGCCCCGGTATCAAGCGCTCGACTCGCGCCAGGTCACGGACTATGTAACCCGGGTTCGCGACTATTATGAAATGTACGTGCGTTTAACCGAACACCAGCGGTTGCCGGGCTCCGGTGGCCAGGCTTCGCCGGCCGTGGCTGCCTACGTTGGCGAATAG
- a CDS encoding diacylglycerol kinase, with protein MSELKRLVQATRNSMAGLGFAIRDEQAFRSQLIVLAVLIPAAIWLASSTLELLALLASALLVLITELLNTAVEAVVDRASPDIHPLAKKAKDCGSAAVFVAMMLTLLVWGLLLWDKFAGPLWVSYSPT; from the coding sequence ATGAGCGAACTGAAACGGCTGGTGCAGGCGACCCGCAACTCGATGGCGGGCCTGGGTTTTGCGATTCGTGACGAGCAGGCGTTCCGTTCGCAGCTCATCGTGTTGGCGGTGCTGATACCGGCCGCCATCTGGCTGGCTTCTTCCACCCTTGAGCTGCTCGCGCTGCTGGCGAGCGCGCTGCTGGTGCTCATTACCGAGCTGCTCAATACCGCCGTTGAGGCGGTGGTTGACCGCGCCAGCCCGGACATCCACCCGCTCGCCAAAAAAGCCAAAGACTGTGGTTCGGCCGCGGTTTTTGTCGCCATGATGCTGACGCTGCTGGTTTGGGGATTGCTTCTCTGGGACAAGTTCGCTGGCCCCTTATGGGTCAGCTATTCGCCAACGTAG
- a CDS encoding acetyl-CoA C-acetyltransferase: MTAQQPVAICGGTRIPFCRNNSAYATIGNRQMGIKTLGALVEQFSLSDEVLGEVAMGAVIKHSRDWNLAREVALSSGLSPLTPGITLQRACATSLDAAILVGNKIALGQIDSGIAAGSDTTSDVPIVFGDAFASRLLATARAKTLGQRLKAWKGFRPRHLAPSFPGVAEPRTGKSMGDHCELMAREWGITREAQDELALTSHQRLAAAYDEGFLDDLVVPFRGLKRDGILRPDSTLEKLSTLKPAFDKRSGQGTLTAGNSTSLTDGASAALLASEAWAQERDLPILAHLTASRTAAVDFVAGEGLLMAPAIAVARLLEATGLTFADFDFFEIHEAFAAQVLCTLAAWESKEFCKERLGLKKALGSIDRDKLNVKGSSLAAGHPFAATGTRILPVAAKLVSQAGKARALISVCTAGGMGVAAIVESAG; the protein is encoded by the coding sequence ATGACAGCGCAGCAACCGGTCGCCATCTGCGGCGGCACCCGAATCCCGTTTTGTCGCAACAACAGCGCGTACGCGACCATCGGAAACCGCCAGATGGGTATCAAGACCCTCGGGGCTCTGGTGGAGCAGTTTTCCCTCTCCGACGAGGTGCTGGGTGAGGTCGCCATGGGCGCCGTCATCAAGCATAGCCGCGACTGGAACCTCGCCCGAGAGGTTGCCCTGTCGAGCGGCCTGTCGCCGCTGACGCCGGGGATAACGCTGCAGCGGGCCTGCGCCACCAGCCTGGATGCCGCCATTTTGGTGGGCAACAAGATTGCCCTGGGCCAGATCGATAGCGGCATCGCGGCCGGTTCGGACACCACGTCGGATGTGCCGATTGTCTTCGGCGACGCCTTCGCCTCACGTCTGCTCGCGACCGCTCGCGCCAAGACGCTGGGCCAGCGGCTCAAGGCCTGGAAGGGTTTTCGCCCGCGCCACCTGGCGCCGTCTTTCCCGGGCGTGGCCGAACCGAGAACCGGCAAGTCGATGGGTGATCACTGCGAGCTGATGGCCCGTGAGTGGGGCATCACGCGCGAAGCCCAGGACGAGCTGGCCCTGACCAGCCACCAACGCCTGGCTGCCGCCTACGACGAAGGCTTTCTGGACGACCTGGTTGTGCCGTTCCGGGGGCTGAAGCGAGACGGCATTCTCCGCCCGGACTCCACGCTGGAAAAGCTGTCGACCCTGAAACCCGCGTTCGATAAACGTTCTGGCCAAGGCACGCTGACGGCCGGCAACTCCACCTCATTGACGGATGGCGCGAGCGCGGCCTTGCTGGCCAGCGAAGCCTGGGCGCAGGAGCGAGATCTACCGATCCTGGCCCATCTCACCGCCTCGCGAACCGCCGCCGTGGACTTTGTCGCCGGCGAGGGTTTGCTGATGGCGCCCGCCATCGCCGTCGCCCGGTTGCTGGAAGCCACGGGGCTGACCTTCGCGGACTTCGACTTTTTTGAAATTCACGAAGCGTTTGCCGCGCAGGTGCTGTGCACGCTCGCGGCCTGGGAGTCCAAAGAGTTTTGCAAGGAGCGGCTGGGGCTGAAAAAGGCGCTCGGCTCCATCGATCGCGACAAGCTCAACGTCAAAGGCTCGAGCCTGGCTGCGGGTCACCCCTTTGCCGCTACCGGAACCCGCATTTTGCCGGTGGCCGCCAAGCTGGTTTCCCAAGCCGGCAAGGCGCGCGCGCTCATCTCCGTCTGCACGGCCGGCGGAATGGGTGTCGCGGCGATTGTTGAATCCGCCGGCTAA
- a CDS encoding DUF1698 domain-containing protein: protein MDTAAKEAKALEREWFYPFPLPSGKTTPTYDGGRLNAVHDTRLKMMDSALLPLLGEQLDGKSVVDLACHQGYFALSMAARGAQRVLGVDARTEHIADATLMAELAGHEQFEGMVSDIHALDTDALGTFDVVLMLGLIYHLENPVGAIRTAHALTGGVCLVETQVVPHLSGNVDWGNYRFVKPLKGCFGIIDETEETHGPEMSTQGICLAPSTEALLWIMEKVGFSRVELVPPPPDAYEQHRYGKRVMVAGYP, encoded by the coding sequence ATGGACACAGCAGCCAAAGAGGCGAAAGCGCTCGAGCGTGAGTGGTTTTACCCTTTCCCACTTCCCAGCGGCAAAACGACGCCCACCTACGATGGCGGACGGCTCAACGCGGTACACGATACGCGGCTGAAGATGATGGACAGCGCTCTGTTGCCGCTGCTGGGAGAGCAGCTGGACGGCAAAAGTGTGGTCGATCTCGCCTGTCACCAGGGTTACTTCGCCCTGTCGATGGCGGCTCGAGGGGCGCAGCGCGTCCTGGGTGTGGACGCCAGGACCGAGCACATCGCGGACGCCACGCTGATGGCGGAGCTGGCGGGTCATGAGCAGTTCGAAGGCATGGTCAGCGATATCCATGCACTCGACACCGACGCTCTGGGGACGTTCGACGTGGTGCTGATGCTGGGCCTGATCTACCACCTGGAAAACCCGGTGGGCGCCATCCGCACAGCGCACGCCCTCACCGGCGGCGTCTGTCTGGTCGAAACGCAAGTGGTACCACACCTGTCGGGCAACGTGGACTGGGGCAACTACCGTTTCGTCAAACCGCTAAAAGGTTGTTTTGGCATCATCGACGAAACCGAGGAGACCCACGGTCCGGAAATGAGCACTCAGGGCATCTGTCTGGCGCCCAGTACCGAGGCCTTGCTGTGGATCATGGAGAAGGTCGGATTCAGTCGCGTGGAGCTGGTGCCCCCCCCGCCGGATGCCTACGAACAGCACCGATACGGCAAGCGCGTGATGGTCGCCGGTTACCCTTGA
- the egtB gene encoding ergothioneine biosynthesis protein EgtB — MGVTPSKRFSPVTANPDVRVEPGTLLRRYLSVRQHSLDLIADLTAEDLQIQSMPDVSPGKWHLAHTSWFFETFILREIASYKVFDPSFEELYNSYYNAVGPQFPRHLRGLISRPDLPRVLAYRHHVDQQVSELLEHGSPSADTLAVIELGLNHEQQHQELMLMDIKHVLFQNPTWPAYKAVPPPASPPARPASWLEVDAGETQIGFDGDGFSFDNELPRHPELLTTHGLADRLVTNAEYLDFVQDGGYRQSALWLSDGWATVQNDHWQAPLYWVHSEDGWQEFTLNGLQPLDLAGPVAHVSFYEADAFASWRGCRLPTEAEWEHSAHKAGQPRGTLVPLPAGPHWPQFTGALWQWTRSAYQPYPGFQAPAGALGEYNGKFMCSQMVLRGSSFATPAGHARTTYRNFFYPHQRWMFSGIRLAKSQ; from the coding sequence ATGGGCGTCACCCCTAGCAAACGCTTTAGTCCCGTGACCGCCAACCCTGATGTCCGCGTCGAGCCCGGCACGCTGCTCCGCCGCTACCTGTCAGTCCGCCAGCATTCGCTGGACCTGATCGCCGACCTGACGGCGGAAGATCTCCAGATCCAGTCCATGCCGGACGTCAGCCCGGGCAAGTGGCATCTGGCTCATACCAGCTGGTTTTTCGAAACGTTTATCCTGAGGGAGATCGCTTCGTACAAGGTCTTTGACCCGAGTTTCGAAGAGCTCTACAACAGCTACTACAACGCCGTCGGGCCCCAGTTTCCGAGGCACCTCCGCGGGCTGATCAGCCGCCCAGACCTGCCCCGGGTGCTGGCCTATCGCCATCACGTCGACCAGCAGGTCAGCGAGCTGCTGGAGCACGGCTCACCCAGCGCCGACACGCTGGCCGTGATCGAGCTGGGGCTCAATCACGAGCAGCAGCACCAGGAGCTGATGCTGATGGACATCAAGCATGTCCTGTTCCAGAACCCCACCTGGCCGGCCTACAAAGCCGTCCCGCCCCCGGCGAGCCCGCCGGCGCGACCGGCGAGCTGGCTTGAAGTCGACGCCGGCGAGACTCAGATCGGCTTCGACGGCGACGGGTTTAGTTTCGACAACGAGCTGCCGCGGCACCCCGAACTGCTGACGACCCACGGCCTGGCCGACCGGCTGGTGACCAACGCCGAGTACCTGGACTTTGTCCAAGACGGCGGCTATCGCCAATCCGCTCTGTGGCTGTCGGACGGCTGGGCAACGGTACAGAACGATCATTGGCAGGCGCCGCTGTACTGGGTACACAGCGAGGACGGCTGGCAGGAGTTCACCCTCAACGGCCTGCAGCCGCTGGATCTGGCCGGACCGGTAGCGCACGTCAGCTTTTACGAGGCAGACGCGTTCGCCAGCTGGCGGGGCTGTCGCCTGCCTACCGAGGCTGAATGGGAGCACTCCGCGCACAAGGCCGGCCAGCCGCGCGGAACACTGGTCCCGCTCCCCGCCGGACCGCACTGGCCGCAGTTCACCGGCGCACTTTGGCAATGGACGCGGTCGGCCTATCAGCCGTACCCGGGTTTCCAGGCCCCCGCCGGTGCCCTGGGTGAGTACAACGGCAAATTTATGTGCAGCCAGATGGTGCTGCGGGGCAGCAGCTTTGCGACACCCGCCGGCCATGCCCGCACCACGTACCGTAACTTCTTTTATCCCCACCAGCGCTGGATGTTCTCTGGCATCCGCCTGGCTAAATCTCAATAA